The DNA sequence ccactcctcgggaaaaggcatcttttcaatcagaatcaggtccgaagtctttactcgaacgaacctgcccatccagcctcgatccctgtCCTCATCTATACTCGATaacagaaccttggtagcccgttgctgaagttttattaacccgcctcgaaagaggcgagggcagtataatcggatgagatggtcgagggtgaaaggcatcccctcgattttgttcacgaagtaacggatcaaaataacgatccgccaaaaagaaggatggatctggcctagggttatttggtattgacggcataaatcaataataacagggtcgaggggacctaacgtgaaagggtaagtatacatacTTAAAAACtctttcacgtaagtggtgatatcttcttcagaagacgggattactatttctttgttctcccaattgcaatctttctttagctgatCGAGGTgtctctcggttatcgaacacatatacctcgatactggctcacatcggccgggaatcgacgagcctttgtcgaccttaaaatcagacgtaagaacacacgccccaggaacGCATTCCTCAGGCCGTgactccaccggtgttttgtcggcgacaggctgtgaagaagaagctttttctttctgaAGAATGGgttttgatgttttcgccatttttggatttaaagatcgaaaatagaaggaggtaacaaagatttggtatttttgaagaaagattttgcagaGAAGAATCACATATTTGCGAGTGAATTCAGAAAGTATgagaaagaagttagaaaatttagagtttgaagatgtaaaagtgattaaaagtgaaaaaaaagggttatttataggtataacaatggcggttcaatttcgataatggccgaccaccgtctgacacgcattaaatatCTTGAAAAACTAAActgacgggacagctatcacatgcgtcatgatcgagcccgatgTAAACGTCAATATATATCTAATCGTACCGTTaaaaaatcatgtcgtttctcgctacattcttcccaagaaacgaggggattatctgtatacggtcaaaaccggttagtccttcgtacgaactggCCGAAATGGTAATGCATTGGATCGGAGAAAcatcttcataatatcaggttgaggtccgaattcaggtcaccaagcttcgagccctagggaccgatcaatgtcgagctcgatatcattatcgagctcgaatccaaatcgaactatgatacaAAGTGatgttatcgagcttatgagacagagaccaaccaacactgaccccgaatcaatacaaggatccgagtcagaatcgagctcgagtcaagatcgagagctcgagtcgatatcaagctcgagtcaatatcgagctcatagacaagagccgttgcaatcccattagaggagagaatcctggcaggaattatgaaaaagctttatttatcatgggtcttacactatatatttttaattatatctaaagtgggatccctccactataaagaagATGATTATTATTTATGTAAGGACCAAGTTTTGGCATACATTATAACTGAAatatcatacactcctatatAGAAGagttatcttctttttttttagcttcatagattgatttaTCTTGGTTAATccataaattattattttttcaactttgcttatttttcattctctacgGTCAAACAGTCGATATTTCTATTcatccttacgatttgtgtcaagttacataacatacccttagaactacgtacaaatttaactctatccatttttcgggtaaacaaacatAAAAGTTGCTTCCTGCTATATTTACTAGCACAAGCCTGATTTTACtctttatatattctactagaaCTAGAATAATAGTGCATCTATTTCAAGTTAAAACTTATGAGTACAAGTTTTATATATGCACTGACGTATGTACTCCCTCTGTCTCATATTATGTGTCGTGTTTCTCTTTTACACGTCCCTTAAGAAAGATTAATTTAAAAAGGGATTGGACTATTCTATCCTTatttatatcttaagatataatctctcttcattgaatatttattctatttatgagTTATCTCCATCTCCAAGaacaattattactaagggtaaaaaaggaaaaaataataataaattttgtcttgaacttctaaaatgacaaataatttgagacaactatttttagtaaTCACGTCTGTtaatatgagacggagggagtagtttTTTATACTATAAGGTTAAATTAATCTATAATAATAGGTACCTCTTCATCACAAGTCTGTTAAGATAACATAAAAAATTGAATAATTCTGCTATAACGGAATAGATAAATTACGCTGCTAGTGTAAAAATTCTTTACAGTATTGACAGTATACATATATAACTTCCACAGTTTTGATTTGTGTAATCCTAATGATACCATGAATGCTTTACGGCATTCTCAAAAACAGTGGCAGAACCCTTTTCAATGTGATGATATTGATATACTGAAAGGTGTTCTATCCTGTTTGATATAGCGGATATATATAAAGTAAATCTTAGTTTTAATTTTCCTTGTGATGGACCTGAAAGAGAAGGTATATGAGAACAAAAAGATAAACAATGAGAAATTTTAAACTACAAAACGTCCTTTCTGCACCTAAGGATAATTCTTGGACCATGAAAACATCTGTACAAGCAAAAACAGGCTGGATTCTGTGTAGTAATCTCCAAGTTATTCTCCCGAAAGTAAAGCTGATTAATGAGCATAGGACATAAATATTCTGGTTAAGTGGAGAAACACAACAGAAATCTGATGATCATTATACAAACAAGAACTCATTATGTGGTCCTAAAACAGGTTCTTAAAAGGACTTGTGAGTGAATCACTGACATCTTGAAACAGGCCGTAGAGGGAGTATTGTCGAAGGTTTTTAACCTCATACCACGAGTTTAGCACGTCGTCATTCTTATCTGTGCCTGAGAATGCCAATTGTATTCCCACGTTGCAGTCAACGGATCCACCATTGCCATTGCACTTATTATTTGGGACTGCACAATCAGTCTTATTAAGGCAAACAAAAGAACCTCCGGTACATGAACCGCAGCCAAATTTCTTCCAAAACAAGTTCTGAAGAGCTCCTTTTTGAAATTCAAGTACCTAAATTAAAACAGAAGATAGAAGTCAATGATGCAACACAGCTTATGTTTTACCATTTGTTTACGAAACTACCCAAAACTTACCAGAGTGAAGCTTGTAATGGTGTGAGTATTGTCTGCTACGAAAGCGGGCAGTGATCTGGCAGCATATTTGCGTCCAGCAAAGGCAACCATATAACTACCAGCTTTGCTCTGAGAATTTTGAACAATCATTAAAGACAATTGTGCATTTTGAATAGTAACTATTACTACTAAAAAACATTATAAAGACCAGCATACTGAACAGTGATTGAAGAACATGTTGATAGTTATTTAGTCAAAATGCTCGCAAATTTTGTTTGAATATCGCTTGTGCGGGCCAGCGAGCAGCACGTCTAGTCCACAAGCACAGGTTACTGAGGTAATCCTGCTAGCTAAGGATGAACAGATGGGATCACACCCAATTTTGTAGCTTAAGATTTGGTTATattgactatatttcatgataaaCATTCCATAATCTTAGAACGTGGCCGATTCTCCAGAAGTCTTATATTTATGTTTTATACTTTGATCAACTAGAGTGGCTTAGATATAAGAATGGGCTTCTGAAGAGCATCTATTTCTTCCTAAAGCTTCATCATTTTTCCTCAACTGTGTCCACCTATTTGTATATGCTACATCTGATAGACAGATATTATCCCCACCGGCACTTAATTCAGAGAACGAATATTTCTATGGGAAGTATGAATGCCGATTATTTTCCTACTCAAGATAAAACTCACAAGGAGTAGAGAACCCGCAAAAGAGAATTCCAAAGACTGATTTACCgtaaacagcctctctaccttacCAGGtagggggtaaggtctgcgtacacactatccttccCAAACCCCATTTGTGGGATTAGACTGGGTCTGTTATTGGTAGCTCAATAATCTGTAATAGTTGAAGTGAAAGTTGACAATGGTCATCATCTTTCAAGTGGAAAAGAAATTATTGTAAACTAATCTTGGGAAAAAAATTCATGGTTGCCATATGATTGGTCTAAGCATCTAGTTGGTTCAATTTTTGAATGGACGAACAGAAGTTAGATGAAACAGGTTGGTAATGAACAGGAGAAAACAAAAGCTTGAGATACTTTTGTCTGCTGTATCTTTGTTGGAACCTAGAAATACTAGCAAACATGTTAGAAAGTTAGGTGGAAGGTGACAAATTCCTATTGAATTACCTTGTCGTTTCTTCCCAAATGAAAGATGAATCTACATCATAGATGGAGATTGAACATTCAAGTAAAATGCACTCAAATAATAGTTAGTCCTTAAGGCAAAAGATCAACCATTTTAGTTTGCAAAACAGGCACATATTTGCTCTCGTCCTGACACAGTGACCAGAATTTCACGTATATCTCGCGTGCAGTAGGGTGAGAGGAGTGTGGGGACAAATCCACCACTTTAGCCTTCAGGCCGATTTCTCGTGTGCGCGAGCCCAACCTCTTCACTAGCTCTTTACTAGATCACTAAAATAGAATTCCTTATAAAGTGAAAAAAGAGAGCTCTTTGTAATCCACGAGAGACACTTCCTTTTGAGATACTATTCACTTTTTTTCCTAACAATTAGCTAGTCGGACATTTATAAGAGATAAATTTAGTATGTATGAGGACGTACAGGATTGAAGTCGCTGCTAGTGATTGTGAGGAGTGAAATCTCATCCACTTTGGGCCTAAAAACAGCCAGTTGAGCAGAATTGGCAGAAAGGGAGAGTCGTTGGTCACAAGGAGAGAGCTGTGTTCCATTGGAAAAGAACGATTCCTTAGAAGAAAACGCAAGCCCAAAAGTGAAACCATCCCATCTCTGAATTTTTGTGTCTGAACATGGATCAAAAACAGGATTTGTATCTCCACCGTGCACGTTGCTCATCACCATCATCGTCAATACCAATATCAACGCCACCATGATTCCCATCTTCACCAAATCATTaacaacaaaagaaagaaagaaagaaagaaaaagcaaaaaattAGTTTACAGAGGAAATGTTCCAAAGGTAAGACTTTGCAATTTTTCCAAGTTGTGGTAAGCAATTAGAACAATGATTAAACTCAACAACACAACAAGTAAAATACCACAAGCGGGGTATGGAGAGGGTAGACTGTACGCAAATATTACCCTTACCCGGACgagtagagagattgtttccggaAGATCCTCGGCTAAAAAAACGAACAATGATTAAACTCATAACAAAGAAACACAACACAAATGAAAATCATAACAACAAGGGTGGGAGGCAACCTGGTTTAACAGGACATCAAATATTCTAATTTAGCTACCATCAATTCATCAACAACTTATGTTTAGTTATTCAATTActcaattaattaatttttagaacctgaattgaaattttagaggATTCATGGTATTATTTAAGAACCCCAAACCTCCTCCAaggaaaataacaacaacaacaacaacaacaacaaaaaatccaGTTTTAGGGTTTGGGGAGCatatatgcagaccttaccctaccTTCGAAAAGACAGAAAAGTTATTTTCGGTACCCTCGGCTCACGAAAAATAAAAAGAGGGGGCAATGACAAGCAAACCAATAAGATGTTTGTTTATAAACACAAAAATTTATGAATTTATGCTAATTCCAAAAGTCAAAACAAGGAATCAATAGGAAGCAAACTTACAAAAACAAAGTTACCCCTGAGAAAAAAATCTGATGTTGTTCAATCCCTTAGAACCTTTTCTTGATATTGATCAAAGTTTTAAGAAAACCGTTTCCTTATGTGGAAAACTAATTATTACGCCTAGTAATAGATATATTactagaagaaaaagaagaagaaaaaaactgaAGGGATCAAAATAATAAGGAATTAAAGGTTTTAGAAATTGGTTGTTGAAAATATTTGTTTTGGTAATTTCGACGTGTGATGGGTTTTTGGGATTCGTACTTGCAAAGAAAAGTTTCTTAAGGTAAAGTACACGAGAAAGCCGGCAATTGGGAGGGGGAAGTGGATCTTATTTTTTTGTCCTAGAAACGGTTATGGAAGTTGGCGTTTGAAACACGACAATAAGTGATGTTACGTTGTTGACTACAAAATTCAATGTCATACTTTGTCTCCGTGCGCTACTATATTAATGGGCTTTGTGTCCGTTTTCGCGACATTGGGCTCTTGGGCTAATACACCGCTATCACTTATAGCCCGCAGCCCAaaactatttatattttataACCGTAAAAGTAtgtacgcatatatatatattaatcttATGATACGTGCGTTACGTGTGTACCATATTTCAAtgaatataaatttttaaaaattatatagatAATATATTAAAACTtgtgtttgagttataaaattaaaattaataaaagtgTAAGTTTCTAAAAATTATTGATTCTAATTAGCTAACTTTCAATGAAAGAAGAAAGTCCCAGGACAAAAATACAATTGCTCTATTTCTATGATCAGTAAGAAATGTCATATGACTTATTTACAATATATTAGAAAAGATGAAATTATTATTGCAAAAGATATTATTCAACCGCTATATTTTGATCAATCTATTTTTTCTTCGTTTTGGAGTGAACTTTCTTTCTCTGTTCAAGTGCATAACCATGCATCCGAATATTTTCTTTATGGAAATAAGAGTCTAAGATTATAATGGAATTACTTACAGTTAATGGATTCTAAAAGGAATATGTTAATCTATGAGCGAAAAATATGGAGCTTGTGTTAAAAAAATCCCATATACTTTGCATGAAATTAGTTACACCCCTAAACAAATTATAGTCTTAGTTACCCTCGAAGCTGGTTATTTGATAGTTGTTATTCGTGGACATTGACGTGGTAAAGAGGATGGATATATACACTCTACTTTAGGCGCGTGAAAGtgaagaaaaatttaaaaaatcaacTTTTAGAAGTAATATTTTTCCATGGTTAATATAATTGTTTATTAGTTAGAATATAATTGTGCATTTCTTCTTATTTCATCTTAATATAAAATACATACTTTATCCAACTTTGTATTTTTTTATAGATACAATGGCTATTTGATTCAACTACATATTTCATTTTCTTGGGGCTAAATTTGTGAAAAACTTAGCTAGAACTTCACCATAAATAAAAATAGTTTTAGCTAAAATAATAATAAACTACTAATTGCgtattatttgttatttttctttagaTACAAAAGACTATTATTTTAACTGTGTATTTTTATTTTCAGGTCAAGTCAATAAAAAAATTGGCTAGAACTTTATTGTTTTCTTGCTTAATTAAAAAGCTGTAGCCAAAATAACGGAGTTACAATTGTTTTCAAAAATCCATAACATTTTTGAGATGCTTAAATCCACCTGCTACGTTGTTTAAGTAAATAGAACAGTTATTACAGTAtatgtttttagtttttttacAGGCACACACACTCTTTATTTTTCTTcgaaaattattttctcaaaactTGGAAAACAATTCATATTCTGAGGCAAAAGACTTCTAGATTCATTTAATGACTATTGTTTTGGAAGATTCGGAAAAGTTAAGTAATAATTCTTAtaagaaaaaataattcaaataagaaaataatttatatttatatataagtaaaatttCACTCGATATTAAATTTCTAAGTATTAGGGTTTTTTTACCTAACtcaaataagaaaagatttaatagtcaaaatttaaattaaattaaaaaacctAAAtactagaaaaataattaaatgactattttgtccagtGTGAACTTTATGTTAAAATGACTATATAGATACATTTAGGCTTGTGCAGTTTTATGTTATTACATATGACTTTAATTGTACATGAACTATTTATTTTGTATGATAAAAATAGAAGTCTTTAAAATGCGTATTTAATTGTTTATCGTTAAGACAATTTTACGTGCTTAGTGTCTTGAATGAATTTATATCTTCTCTGTGGTGCTTCGTGATGAACATGATCTCATATAAATTATTTGCTGATAACGTTAAGCATCCGAGATGTTACATATATGGATTTATTTTCAATTAGTATActttatataaggtaaaaaatTGATAGATTTTAAACTCTTAAATAGTAGGACTTCCTACctaatttaataagaaaaaatattataggcaaaaatttaggtgatcccaagatcttaaatattaggaaaatgacTTAAGTTATAATTTTATCTAACGTGAAAGctatttttaaaaggtaaaaaaggtGAACGATATTTCGCTGACGGTTttcgtatttttaatatagtactagtctttATGTACGTGTGTTGCACGTATCTCGCTAATCAttaaaagaaagatgaaaatcATTTTCTTCCTTATATTGAAAATCAAAGTTTTATCTAACTCTAAACATTAGATATTTTTTCATGTTATTTCTCAAAATATATCATTTAACCTATGATTTGAGAAAGACATTGTCAATGTCAATCAAGTTACAATTTTAGAAATTAAGACAATATCATTGTGCCCTTTTGATTGTCAAGTTATTCTTCCATGACTTTTTTTTATTCCATGATGTAAGTTTTTAATTTGTACGTCGCGTAGTTATATGTCTTTGTTCCTTGTCATCTTTGTATGTACATGTTTAGAGTGAATCAATATTTGAGTGTTAAGCTTAATCTAGAAAGGTTTTAGTCTAGAAGTAAAATCGGCAACTCTCACTAGCTTATTCATAGTAGAATTCAAATACTAACGGTGATTATAATTTTATCCTACATGAATAGTTAAATCCTAAAAATAATTTGCTAATTTGGCGCTTTATTCTTAtatattcttttccatcattttattttttccttgGTCCTTAAAGTATGATTTCTTTATTTTCCTCAACTTTGC is a window from the Nicotiana tomentosiformis chromosome 10, ASM39032v3, whole genome shotgun sequence genome containing:
- the LOC104088076 gene encoding uncharacterized protein, translating into MGIMVALILVLTMMVMSNVHGGDTNPVFDPCSDTKIQRWDGFTFGLAFSSKESFFSNGTQLSPCDQRLSLSANSAQLAVFRPKVDEISLLTITSSDFNPSKAGSYMVAFAGRKYAARSLPAFVADNTHTITSFTLVLEFQKGALQNLFWKKFGCGSCTGGSFVCLNKTDCAVPNNKCNGNGGSVDCNVGIQLAFSGTDKNDDVLNSWYEVKNLRQYSLYGLFQDVSDSLTSPFKNLF